Proteins from a single region of Coregonus clupeaformis isolate EN_2021a chromosome 19, ASM2061545v1, whole genome shotgun sequence:
- the LOC121551596 gene encoding BTB/POZ domain-containing protein 17-like isoform X1 — protein MAHSYEGGIPARVYLGSLLVALCFQPITVGGVDPVLNGIPSSSLPVAALKQEVALENGATTLNHSMAMVQRMEDLLAQGNGSDVALHVQTVNTDEVKVIQAHTLVLSLQSEVFEELMLSRNASTVVLREPADCAAVFDKFIRYLYCGDISVRLDQAIPLHKLASKYRVWSLQQGLSQYMTGHLSSDSPSGHVVGWYQYAMQIGDANLRDSCLQYLSWNLSSVLQSGEWGSISDDLLLSLMQRSDLILQSELELYEALEAWIGQNQPAGLTVENALRQVRYGMIPPQHLFRLQKQSPLMLKYYESIRDLLFLAFQFHSASPVQLAKYFDVNCSIFTPRNYLSLSWGSPWVINNPTRDDRSFSFQTQLGPSGSDASKRVTWNALFSPRWLPLSVRSAYTNEMQATRTDGGRPRIIVTPATSSPDFAGVSFQKTVIVTARQGGKMVVRHVYNFHQSTEEAGDFLVDADLHRRVSEYLIDSSLYLHVVVKPLYHSLIIARK, from the exons TTGACCCAGTGTTGAACGGGATCCCTTCATCTTCTCTTCCTGTAGCCGCGCTGAAGCAGGAGGTGGCGCTGGAGAATGGCGCCACAACGCTGAACCACTCCATGGCAATGGTGCAGCGCATGGAGGATCTGCTGGCCCAGGGCAATGGCAGCGATGTGGCCCTCCATGTGCAGACGGTAAACACGGACGAGGTGAAGGTGATCCAGGCGCACACGCTGGTGCTCTCGCTGCAGAGCGAGGTGTTTGAGGAGCTGATGCTCAGCCGCAACGCCAGCACCGTGGTCCTGAGAGAGCCTGCTGACTGTGCTGCTGTCTTTGACAAGTTCATCAG GTACCTCTACTGCGGTGACATCTCTGTGCGTCTGGACCAGGCAATCCCTCTGCACAAGCTGGCCAGCAAGTACCGTGTGTGGAGCCTCCAGCAGGGCCTGAGCCAGTACATGACGGGGCACCTGTCCAGCGACTCCCCGTCGGGCCATGTGGTTGGCTGGTACCAGTACGCCATGCAGATCGGCGACGCCAACCTGAGGGACAGCTGCCTCCAGTACCTCTCCTGGAACCTGTCGTCAGTGTTGCAGAGCGGTGAGTGGGGCTCCATCAGCGACGACCTGCTGCTGTCCCTGATGCAGCGCTCCGACCTCATCCTGCAGAGCGAGCTTGAGCTCTATGAGGCCCTGGAGGCCTGGATCGGCCAGAACCAGCCGGCTGGCCTGACGGTGGAGAATGCCCTGAGGCAGGTGCGCTACGGCATGATCCCCCCGCAGCACCTGTTCCGTCTGCAGAAGCAGTCGCCACTCATGCTGAAATACTACGAGTCCATCCGTGACCTGCTCTTCCTGGCCTTCCAGTTCCACTCGGCCTCGCCCGTCCAGCTGGCCAAATACTTTGACGTCAACTGCAGCATATTCACGCCGCGCAACTACCTGTCGCTGTCCTGGGGCTCGCCGTGGGTCATCAACAACCCCACGCGCGACGACCGCAGCTTCAGCTTCCAGACCCAGCTGggccccagtggcagcgatgccaGCAAGCGGGTGACCTGGAACGCCCTGTTCTCCCCGCGCTGGCTCCCGCTCAGCGTGCGCTCCGCCTATACTAATGAGATGCAGGCCACACGCACCGACGGCGGCCGTCCGCGCATCATCGTCACCCCAGCCACTTCCAGCCCCGACTTCGCCGGTGTGAGCTTCCAGAAGACGGTGATCGTGACAGCGAGGCAGGGGGGTAAAATGGTGGTTCGTCACGTCTACAACTTCCACCAGAGCACTGAGGAGGCCGGGGATTTCCTGGTGGACGCCGACCTTCACCGCCGGGTGTCTGAGTACCTCATTGACAGCTCCCTCTACCTGCACGTCGTGGTGAAGCCCCTTTACCACAGCCTCATCATCGCCAGGAAATAG
- the LOC121551596 gene encoding BTB/POZ domain-containing protein 17-like isoform X2, producing the protein MAHSYEGGIPARVYLGSLLVALCFQPITVGGAALKQEVALENGATTLNHSMAMVQRMEDLLAQGNGSDVALHVQTVNTDEVKVIQAHTLVLSLQSEVFEELMLSRNASTVVLREPADCAAVFDKFIRYLYCGDISVRLDQAIPLHKLASKYRVWSLQQGLSQYMTGHLSSDSPSGHVVGWYQYAMQIGDANLRDSCLQYLSWNLSSVLQSGEWGSISDDLLLSLMQRSDLILQSELELYEALEAWIGQNQPAGLTVENALRQVRYGMIPPQHLFRLQKQSPLMLKYYESIRDLLFLAFQFHSASPVQLAKYFDVNCSIFTPRNYLSLSWGSPWVINNPTRDDRSFSFQTQLGPSGSDASKRVTWNALFSPRWLPLSVRSAYTNEMQATRTDGGRPRIIVTPATSSPDFAGVSFQKTVIVTARQGGKMVVRHVYNFHQSTEEAGDFLVDADLHRRVSEYLIDSSLYLHVVVKPLYHSLIIARK; encoded by the exons CCGCGCTGAAGCAGGAGGTGGCGCTGGAGAATGGCGCCACAACGCTGAACCACTCCATGGCAATGGTGCAGCGCATGGAGGATCTGCTGGCCCAGGGCAATGGCAGCGATGTGGCCCTCCATGTGCAGACGGTAAACACGGACGAGGTGAAGGTGATCCAGGCGCACACGCTGGTGCTCTCGCTGCAGAGCGAGGTGTTTGAGGAGCTGATGCTCAGCCGCAACGCCAGCACCGTGGTCCTGAGAGAGCCTGCTGACTGTGCTGCTGTCTTTGACAAGTTCATCAG GTACCTCTACTGCGGTGACATCTCTGTGCGTCTGGACCAGGCAATCCCTCTGCACAAGCTGGCCAGCAAGTACCGTGTGTGGAGCCTCCAGCAGGGCCTGAGCCAGTACATGACGGGGCACCTGTCCAGCGACTCCCCGTCGGGCCATGTGGTTGGCTGGTACCAGTACGCCATGCAGATCGGCGACGCCAACCTGAGGGACAGCTGCCTCCAGTACCTCTCCTGGAACCTGTCGTCAGTGTTGCAGAGCGGTGAGTGGGGCTCCATCAGCGACGACCTGCTGCTGTCCCTGATGCAGCGCTCCGACCTCATCCTGCAGAGCGAGCTTGAGCTCTATGAGGCCCTGGAGGCCTGGATCGGCCAGAACCAGCCGGCTGGCCTGACGGTGGAGAATGCCCTGAGGCAGGTGCGCTACGGCATGATCCCCCCGCAGCACCTGTTCCGTCTGCAGAAGCAGTCGCCACTCATGCTGAAATACTACGAGTCCATCCGTGACCTGCTCTTCCTGGCCTTCCAGTTCCACTCGGCCTCGCCCGTCCAGCTGGCCAAATACTTTGACGTCAACTGCAGCATATTCACGCCGCGCAACTACCTGTCGCTGTCCTGGGGCTCGCCGTGGGTCATCAACAACCCCACGCGCGACGACCGCAGCTTCAGCTTCCAGACCCAGCTGggccccagtggcagcgatgccaGCAAGCGGGTGACCTGGAACGCCCTGTTCTCCCCGCGCTGGCTCCCGCTCAGCGTGCGCTCCGCCTATACTAATGAGATGCAGGCCACACGCACCGACGGCGGCCGTCCGCGCATCATCGTCACCCCAGCCACTTCCAGCCCCGACTTCGCCGGTGTGAGCTTCCAGAAGACGGTGATCGTGACAGCGAGGCAGGGGGGTAAAATGGTGGTTCGTCACGTCTACAACTTCCACCAGAGCACTGAGGAGGCCGGGGATTTCCTGGTGGACGCCGACCTTCACCGCCGGGTGTCTGAGTACCTCATTGACAGCTCCCTCTACCTGCACGTCGTGGTGAAGCCCCTTTACCACAGCCTCATCATCGCCAGGAAATAG